The following proteins come from a genomic window of Streptomyces sp. NBC_01716:
- the rlmN gene encoding 23S rRNA (adenine(2503)-C(2))-methyltransferase RlmN, with amino-acid sequence MAPPNPGELTFVAPRGAKKPPRHLADLTPEERREAVAALGEKAFRAKQLSQHYFARFAHDPAEWTDIPAAAREKLATELLPDLMSVVRHISCDDDTTRKTLWRLHDGTLVESVLMRYPDRVTMCISSQAGCGMNCPFCATGQAGLDRNLSTAEIVHQIVDGMRALRDGEVPGGPARLSNIVFMGMGEPLANYRRVVGAIRRLTDPEPDGLGLSQRGITVSTVGLVPAMLRFADEGFKCRLAVSLHAPDDELRDTLVPVNTRWKVREVLDAAWEYAEKSGRRISIEYAMIRDINDQAWRGDLLGRLLKGKRVHVNLIPLNPTPGSKWTASRPEDEKAFVEAIASHGVPVTVRDTRGQEIDGACGQLAATER; translated from the coding sequence ATGGCACCGCCCAACCCCGGAGAGCTCACGTTCGTCGCGCCCCGTGGCGCCAAGAAGCCGCCGAGGCATCTCGCCGACCTCACGCCGGAAGAGCGCCGTGAGGCCGTCGCGGCGCTCGGCGAGAAGGCGTTCCGTGCCAAGCAGCTGTCGCAGCACTACTTCGCGCGGTTCGCGCACGACCCCGCCGAGTGGACGGACATCCCGGCCGCCGCGCGTGAGAAGCTGGCCACGGAGCTGCTGCCCGACCTGATGTCCGTGGTCCGGCACATCTCCTGCGACGACGACACCACCCGTAAGACGCTGTGGCGACTGCACGACGGCACGCTGGTCGAGTCCGTCCTGATGCGTTACCCGGACCGGGTCACCATGTGCATCTCCTCGCAGGCGGGGTGCGGCATGAACTGCCCGTTCTGCGCCACGGGGCAGGCGGGGCTCGACCGCAACCTGTCCACGGCGGAGATCGTGCACCAGATCGTGGACGGCATGCGCGCGCTGCGCGACGGCGAAGTCCCCGGTGGGCCCGCCCGGCTGTCCAACATCGTCTTCATGGGCATGGGCGAACCACTCGCCAACTACCGCCGCGTCGTCGGGGCGATCCGTCGGCTGACCGACCCCGAGCCGGACGGTCTCGGTCTCTCGCAACGGGGCATCACCGTCTCGACGGTGGGCCTGGTGCCCGCGATGCTGCGGTTCGCCGACGAGGGCTTCAAGTGCCGTCTCGCCGTCTCGCTGCACGCGCCCGACGACGAACTGCGCGACACCCTCGTGCCGGTCAACACCCGTTGGAAGGTGCGGGAGGTGCTGGACGCCGCCTGGGAGTACGCGGAGAAGTCGGGCCGCCGCATCTCCATCGAGTACGCCATGATCCGCGACATCAACGACCAGGCGTGGCGGGGCGATCTGCTGGGGCGGCTGCTCAAGGGGAAGCGGGTGCACGTCAATCTGATTCCGCTCAACCCGACGCCCGGCTCGAAGTGGACGGCCTCGCGCCCCGAGGACGAGAAGGCCTTCGTCGAAGCCATTGCCTCCCACGGGGTGCCCGTAACGGTGCGCGACACCCGCGGTCAGGAGATCGACGGGGCCTGCGGTCAGCTGGCGGCGACGGAGCGCTGA